A genome region from Oncorhynchus gorbuscha isolate QuinsamMale2020 ecotype Even-year linkage group LG26, OgorEven_v1.0, whole genome shotgun sequence includes the following:
- the LOC124016014 gene encoding uncharacterized protein LOC124016014 has translation MATEAVQALLERCDHLHLELYDVAEHQEGGEAELMVPYLTESRSKQKILCRQLFVLDDMMQLLERLETTDQLFNEPCPPNPGNDAHRRWKVLKSEYKEGVQEVETLISTLQDRMDKLHHKRDRLTNLVIALEKKKDLSLQMGESLKAAHNALRVCEVQLAQLRVETDATLARSADWQHLRDVLQGYVEETQGVMQCRLLSVGSSELCVELRPCSCGSSSSGQLEPLRLTVTWSPDDHFHLQVYQGTTGLLVESMKSRLSHLSAALLEVMQCYISQGEMLAEIQALHSRFAIDWRPGQRLLVFLKTASRVCNLEVEEGYPSGGTATLISVRRDGKLVDNSVLQPPQKTPSLTEWLEFLSSSPYV, from the exons ATGGCTACTGAGGCTGTTCAAGC GTTACTTGAAAGATGCGACCATCTACATTTGGAATTGTACGATGTGGCAGAGCATCAGGAGGGTGGGGAAGCGGAGTTGATGGTGCCCTACCTAACC gaAAGTCGTAGCAAACAGAAGATTTTGTGCAGACAGTTGTTTGTGCTGGATGACATGATGCAGcttctggagagactggagacaacTGACCAGCTGTTTAATGAACCCTGCCCCCCAAACCCcg GCAACGATGCTCACAGACGCTGGAAGGTCCTGAAGAGTGAATATAAAGAGGGAGTCCAGGAGGTGGAGACCCTTATTAGCACCTTACAGGACAGGATGGACAAACTGCACCACAAACGGGACAGACTGACAAACCTGGTCATAGCACTAGAGAAgaag AAAGATCTCAGCCTGCAGATGGGGGAGTCCCTCAAGGCGGCCCACAATGCCTTGCGTGTATGTGAGGTGCAGCTGGCCCAGCTGAGGGTGGAGACAGACGCCACACTGGCCCGCTCGGCTGACTGGCAGCACCTGAGAGATGT CCTGCAGGGCTATGTGGAGGAGACACAAGGGGTGATGCAGTGTAGGCTGTTGTCAGTGGGGTCCtcggagctgtgtgtggaactgaggCCCTGCTCCTGTGGATCCTCCTCCTCTGGCCAGCTGGAGCCTCTCAGACTGACTGTCACTTGGAGCCCTGATGACCACTTCCACCTCCAG GTGTATCAGGGTACTACAGGGCTGTTAGTGGAGTCCATGAAGAGTCGCCTTTCTCACCTCAGTGCTGCCCTGCTGGAGGTCATGCAGTGCTACATCAGCCAGGGAGAGATGCTGGCTGAGATCCAGGCCCTACactccag GTTTGCTATAGACTGGCGTCCAGGCCAGAGACTGCTAGTGTTCCTGAAGACTGCCTCTAGGGTGTGCAacctggaggtggaggagggctaCCCTTCCGGAGGCACAGCTACACTCATCTCTGTACGCAGGGACGGCAAACTGGTCGACAACTCTGTCCTACAG CCTCCCCAGAAGACCCCCTCTCTGACAGAGTGGCTGgagttcctctcctccagtccgtACGTCTGA